The segment catatttaaatcagttcatgtgagtacagtggttcaatattaatattataaagcaacgagaatatttttggagcaccaaaaaaacaaaataacgacttatatagtgatggacgatttcaaaacactgcttcaggaaaaTTCAGAGCACAGTGAATCTGTTTATCGAATCTGATGTTCGGagagccaaagtcacgtgatttcagctgttggcagtttgacacgcgatctgaatcatgatttgatacactgattcatttgtgatccgaagcttcctgaagcagtgttttgaaatcggccatcactaaataagtcgttattttgtgtttttggtgctccaaaaatattctcgtcgctttataatattaattttgaaccactgtactcacatgaactgatttaaatatgtttttagtacattaatggatcttgagagaggaaatgttattgctccttatggaggcctcacggagccatcagatttcaactaaaatatcttcatttgcgtTCCTAAGatcaatgaaggtcttacaggtgtggaacgacatgagggtgagaaattaatgacagaattttcatttttgggtgaactaatactttaatgaCACCAACAgtagcaggtttattaggctgctgtcactttaagacataatGCACGAATCCAGTATACTgatacacatttattattatctgaACTGCTTCATTTCACACATAACCAAATGTGTGTAGGTAAAAACATGCCAAGACAGGAATGTTGACATATTTTGACTAGTTATGTGCACTCCCGAGTTATTTTCCCTTATTTTTCCCTagtaaaagttacattttttgtttaaaacttTGCTCACACATGTATAACAACTtcccattttatatatatatatatatatatatatatatatatatatataaacatttttgtacttttttggaCCGCCACCACATTGTTACACTTATAGTTTTCCGGGTCAAAAATGACCTGCCTATTAAATTGTTTGTAAATCTCTCATTATGCTATGTTATTGGCAAATCTTCCataaaattttttattatttttatttttattttattttagttaacacATGCaggttttgtattattatttatatattttttatttttttggaacggGTTGATCGCAGGCCTCTTGGATTTTTGCCTCATTTTTTGGCCTCAGGTTTTTTTGAGGTGAATAagcttgaaaactgaaaaacTGAGGCGCATAAGCTCATATCAATGAGGAATATGATCAGTCAGCTCCAAAAAGAAATGCTTAtcaaaagaaaacaagttgaaaATAAGATTGAATCCAATGGTTGCcaataaaatagcataatgagaaatttataaactattttaaaagcTTGTCATTTTTTACCTGGAACACCAAACTGGGTAAAagattttttagattttttatacTTTTGGTCGGCAAAACTGCAAGTACTTAATTACTAtctcttttgcattttattgtTCTTTTGATAGTTCTTCTTTCTTCATATCAAGGACATCTCATTCTTTATTTGTTCTGTCATccatttttctttatcaactaACTTTAAGCTGTAGGCTAATGTGCtgagaaaatatatatacatgccGCAATGTAAACAATAAAGGAAACCTCTGTCAATTTGAACTTCATGTCATTGCCACAATATATACCATCATACTGCCCAAACGTactaaatattataaaacaaaccTTTTCCAAAAACCTCCACCTCACAGAGAGTGAGTGTCTTCATGTCTCCAGGAATGACCAGATTCACATATCGTCCCTCCATCCCATTACAAGAGTAGTTGTAGGACTCTCCTGCTGGAATAGCAGGAATAACAGCACATCtacagacagagaaagagaaaccAATGGAGATAAATATAGTGTTAAATCTTCACATACACTTCACATTTGTGCTTGAGTGTCATGTTCTTTCAACCTCAAGAGTCTCACATGGGATTGTTGTTGCCGTTGTTCTCCAAAGAGTTTCCGATGTGAATCTCCAATCCATCTAATTGTTCTGCGCAGCAGTAGTTTCTGTTAGTGATGACCACTCTACTAACTTGGTACACATTACGCATATCCAGCCTCCACCACGGGTTAGTCTCATTAAGAGTTGACGAGCAAAATGCGTTCGATTGCTGCAGACCTCGATTACCATCAATGGCCTTTTCAGCAAACCAGTCCCCAGATGTTGACGACTGTATAACGGCTCCTCCAACTGCACGGTTTCCTAGAAAAAACATTAAGAAGAGCTTATgaaaaatgtttatgtaaatgttttgcATAAAAACTCTAGATGGAAACACCAAGCTGGCATAAGAAGAAAGTATGCTCTCAATCATCATCTCACACCATAGTCCTCAAGTCAATGTCTGTCATTAAAATGATCTCACACAATTATTTGCATCAAAAGATAGCATGAAAgcatttcttattttatttcatctatGATTAAGACAACAACATTGTAGAAGAACAATTGGGATGGAAATGATGCTTCAtgcacaaatgttttatgcacaAAAGTTAAATCTGCATGCCAGCGGCAGCATTACTACAACCCAGTTACAGATGATTTAGTTACAAAGCACAGGCTTTTTGCATCTTCGTCAGGAGTGAGCGATTCTCAGCGTGATAAgtgtttttatatgttttattttatctataaTGTTGTTATTGTGTTATATATAAACCATAATTTTTTTGCCAacaacaaagacatttgctgTTGTCATACCTGCGTCTGCTTGATGTTTGTGAAACGTGATATAAGCATGTTGTGAAATTCCCCAGTTAAATAAAGCCAAGAGTGGCATGATGATAAGTGCTCTGTGATTTACCTAACAAATACCCGTAGACTTCAACCTCACAAAGAGTAAGAATCTTCTCATTTCCAGGAAGATGGACAATCACGTAACGTCCCTCCATCCGACCGCATGAGTAGTTGGCCGTGGCTCCGGATGGAATAGTAGAAATTACAGCACATCTACAGACAGAGAGATCATCTGTTATAGGTTTCTGTTCACTCTCAGCTGTAGCCAAAGATAAAAGTCAAAGCAAACCTCACATGGGGTTTCTGTAAACGTCAGCAGGGAAGTTTCCGACACGAATCACTGCTCCGTTTATCCTTTCATAATAGGTGTTACCAACTCTGTTAGTGATGGCTACTCTGTTCACTTGGTATTCGTTCAGCAGGTCCACCCTCCACCACGGGTCTGATTGTATGTTAGCGCAGGCACAGCTATCGCTTAGACCATCGACAGCATATCTAGGAATCCAGCTCATGTACTGTGACGACAGACTCGCGGTTCGCCACAGCGCTGCGTTCTCTGGAAAATGTTTAAAGGATCGAGGTCAGTAAAACATTGTTTGCATTGAATTCTTATCAAACTTTAGGGCTGGCAGAGTTCTTCAAAAGCATTCAACTTAATCTTAACATCAATTCCAGTGGATCGAATAAAGTTAATGTCTTTACACCGAAAGATACGTACCTGCTCCATTTGCCATTTCTTGAAATGATAAAAACCCTGTGAAAGCAAGAAGATTCGAATGAATTTCAgaacatttaaatgtaatgctCATCTGAATTACACTGTGTGTATCAtgtggaagcccgtttccggcacaaaaaaaaaaaaaaaaaagccaataaaaaaagatgaattgcgactttatatctcagaattctgactttatatcacgcaattgcgactttatatctcagaattctgactttttatcacgcaattgcgactttatatctcagagtcctgactttatatcacgcaattgcgactttatatctcagaattctaactttatatcacgcaattgcgacttaatatctcagaattctgactttatatcacgcaattgcgacttaatatctcagaattctgactttttatttttgcgactttatatctcagagtcctgactttatatcacgcaattgcgactttatatctcagaattctgactttatatcacacaattgcgactttatatctcagaattctgactttatatcacgcaattgcgacgtaatatctcagaattccgactttatatctcagaattctaactttttatcacgcaattgcaactttatatctcagaattctgactttataactcacaattgcgactttctatctcagaattctgacttttcatcatgcaattgcgactttatatctcagagtcctgactttatatcacgcaattgcgactttatatctcagaattctaactttatatcacgcaattgcgacttaatatctcagaattctgactttatatcacgcaattgcgacttaatatctcagaattctgactttttatttttgcgactttatatctcagagtcctgactttatatcacgcaattgcgactttatatctcagaattctgactttatatcacacaattgcgactttatatctcagaattctgactttatatcacgcaattgcgacgtaatatctcagaattccgactttatatctcagaattctaactttttatcacgcaattgcaactttatatctcagaattctgactttataactcacaattgcgactttctATCTCAGAATTCCGACTTTtcatcatgcaattgcgactttatatctcagaattctgactttttatcacgcaattgcgactttatatctcagaattctgactttttatcacgcaattgcgactttctatctcagaattctgacttttcatcatgcaattgcgactttatatctcagaattctgactttttatcatgcaattgcgactttctatctcagaattctgactttttatcacgcaattgcgacgtaatatctcagaattctgactttatatcacgcaattgcgactttatacctcagaattctaactttttatcacgcaattgcgattttatatctcagaattcggactttttatcacgcaattgcgactttctatctcagaattctgactttttatcacgcaattgcgactttatatctcagaattctgactttataactcgcaattgcgactttctatctcagaattctgactttttatcacgcaattgcgactttctatctcagaattctgactttttatcacgcaattgcgactttctatctcagaattctgactttttatcacgcaattgcgactttctatctcagaattctgactttttatcacgcaattgcgactttatatctcagaattctgactttataactcgcaattgcgacttaatatctcagaattctgactttataactcgcaattgcgactttatatatcagaattctgactttttatcatgcaattgcgactttatatctcagaattctgactttttatcatgcaattgcgactttatatctcagaattctgactttttatcatgcaattgcgactttatatctcagaattctgactttttatcacgcaattgcaactttatatctcagaattctgactttataactcgcaattgcgacattatatctcagaattctgactttatatcacgcaattgcgactttatatctcagaattctgactttttatcacgcaattgcgactttatatctcaaaattctgactttttatcacgcaattgcaactttatatctcagaattctgactttataactcgcaattgcgactttatatatcagaattctgactttttatcatgcaattgcgactttatatctcagaattctgactttttatcatgcaattgcgactttatatctcagaattctgactttttatcacgcaattgcgactttatatctcagaattctgactttataactcgcaattgcgacattatatctcagaattctgactttatatcacgcaattgcgactttatatctcagaattctaactttatatctcagaattctgactttatatcatgcaattgtgagatataaactcgcaattgcgagttaaaaagtcagaattctgagataaaatgtcgcaattcatttttttttttagtggcttttttttttttttttttttttggcggaaATGGGCTTCCACTTTTCCACTCCTGTGGACTGAGACCGAATCATTGAGTTGAACACAAGAACAAATGAATCAGACTGGAtcaaatgattcagtgaataGATCTGACTCAAAAGAGTCCCCTTACTTCTCTAATGAACTCGGATGATTTTTATCTTTTCCTGAcacaaaatgattttatttgtaTTGCAACATCATATGGACAACTTAAATGATACTCTtcatgtttttttacatttttatttgatatgAAAAGATCTTTGttaaagaattttcattttccttGAAACAAGTAGCGTATGTAAATCTAACGTCACATGAGGAGCCATTCCTGTAGAATAGCTATACCACTCTTTCTGGATTTTCAATCACAGACAAATTTGAAGATCGTATAATCATTTACATACACAAATGAGCACTGATTTCACTTTAGATTTGTTTTGTAAATCAAATCTAAGAAACTAAGAGAAACTATTCTAGAGATCCAGTGACAGTCGAATGGTGCAAAATCTATACTTGGATAAATGCAACATGAAACCATGAACAAATACAGAAGGAACAATATTTCTGGCCTCATTATACATATGCGcaacattaaattaaaacaaacacattacaATATGCTATAAATCCACATTAAATAACAAGATGAGTGTAAACTAAACTAGaaacaacatttctgaacaAAGGGGAAGATTGCAGAAAGCTCAGTTAATATTAGTGTGAATCTAGTAAAATAGCAGATGCATGTTGTACTTTACCCAATAAGATCCACAGGCACTTGAAGAGCTTCTTCATGTTTGATTAAAGGCGTCCGTCTTTCTTTTAGGGATGAAGAGTGTACGTTTGAACGTTGAAGTACGTTTTATGGAGGACGACCCATTTAAATGTGCATCGCATGATCAAATTTGTCTCTCCTCCCATCTTCATCattcacctctctctctctctctctctctctgtgtgtgttttttaaataaatattctaaATGTTCTAATGTTTGTTGCTGCGAGTGACATTTCATCTTAATTCAGAGCAATCATAACAATCATAATGTGTAACTGCATCACCCTTTTGTATAGTGTTTCTATCGATTGTGTGTGTGAACTTTTATGTAAAGCACCTTGAGAAGTCTTTTTAAAGGTGcttgtaacgaggttagtagatatgggaagaaggaggcgggaaccggcgaacattcaaccaaactttaatataaaataaacaaacaaaacgaaagtaatgccggcagaccctcgcggacgtctgccggccacacaaacataacaaaacataaaataaagtccaggcctggtcctctctcgtctttcattgtagtcgctcctccttttatgcctccggagctcctccgtgagagactcgaggccggcacgcctcgcaggtgacgctcattatcactcgcgtcaccggcctcgcgccgttccctcacggctctcgcccgccctgctcgtcacatacccccaacgcccctcgcaggccggggggtacctccgagactgcgctctactcccccccggggcctgtctcggcggccgcagcacctgggggtaaggacagacgagacgagagaaaggagacggaagcaaggggagcgacaggacgagagaggggagagaggaaaaagaaaaaaaaattcttggtccggttccccgacacactgccgcttggtcctcagcctgccgagaggctcttcttcgcggtgccatgcggtggcactggacgctcggtggacggcccgatcctcgaccgcctcctggcggccggcgatggctcctccgactgagggcagccggcagcgagtcccccgttccctgctcctcccctttatggcggacggcagcaggctccggcccacggcgaacggcggcgactcctccgctccctcttggacggcagccaccccacctcgtcccaggggcacggcctcgagctctccgtcccacctttcactgggctccagtaccaccgcttcgggcagcctctcgcggtcttcactcccgcgctgcccgaactccgcagcaccgcgatccccctcagcagcgagggctctccgacagcatgtccctccttcctcccgggtttcggcaccaatgtaacgaggttagtagatatgggaagaaggaggcgggaaccggcgaacattcaacaaaactttaatataaaataaacaaacaaaacgaaagtaatgccggcagaccctcgcggacgtctgccggccacacaaacataataaaacataaaataaagtccaggcctggtcctctctcgtctttcattgtagtcgctcctccttttatgcctccggagctcctccgtgagagactcgaggccggcacgcctcgcaggtgacgctcattatcactcgcgtcaccggcctcgcgccgttccctcacggctctcgcccgccctgctcgtcacagtgctatattaagtttattattattcaaatgtAGTACAATCTGCAAGCCCCAAAATACACACATCTATGATGCATTAGaaacagggttattatagttaagtgaaactgaaaaaaaaaaaaataaaataaacattaacttagttctaaaatgactaaaactgaaaaataataataaaaataataaaaactatatatttaaataaaacaaaaactaataaaaataacacaaaattactaaaactaaaattctaGACTTTATTTATACCTGTACTCAGCACCGAACACTCTGagtattttgcatttttcaacAAGGTCTAATGTCACTACATTCCATCTCTTTGAGTGCTTATGCAAGTCTGTCTGCCATGTTTACATCATTTATATAATCCTAACAAAGATAGTTTCTTCTATTTGTCAATGCAGAATTAAAGGACAGGGTTTTGCGTACGGTTAGatatttgaacatatttttTAGATTTAGCATTTAAAGGAGCATAAAATAGGCTTTAAGTTTAATATCTCAAAAATGGGTTTATGACAGAAAAATGCAGCTGTAAAAaattgctactgccaatacatacatgaGCAAgacagacatgctgctgctgtacaatatagcgtatATGAATatcccgtagcagatctatacaggtggagctggggaaggtggagggtttctgacgcacgctgcactgctaaggcaaatgctactcatgtatttgaagattgagcatgcaagctcattggctactaacacagcaggaaccaatcatctgtttcctatagataatgatgtaATTATGAGCAATTAGCCTGtgcatctagagtttcatgccagaactttgtatttcagTTGCAACCTTAAATAGGATTAACTTGGTTGTACACGtcatttcaacttaaattatattaaaattacttttaaaaagttgaaattgctTAAATTTTGATGTGTCATATCAGTGGATACTTTCTAGTATGATCTTAAATAATACATCTCAATTCTGAAATCTTTGTAATCTgacaaatataaatacaactTCTTGGACAGCATCATTTGCTTTGCAAACTGTCTGAAAACTGACAGAAGGAACAAACAAATATCACCTTAATGCAAATGAATCAACTAAATACAACACCAGTTTCTACATACCAAAGATCTGAATTATAAAACGATGTGGTATGGAAAGGACAGTTTCTGAAAGAAAAAACACACAGACGTGTTCACAGGTTTtcatggaaacactttacagggTCACTCTGTTAACATTTGCATTAGATATCATGATAGCAATGTTTACATTTACAGCATTTCATTAATGTGTAATTTTCTAGCTATACACTTGTTATGTCTCTGTGTCACGGCACTTTCTCTCTCAAAATTTCCACCAATCTCCATCTGCCCGCTGATGTCACAACCAATCCCGTTGTTCCAGACCCCCGTACAGCATTTGTGTTTGATTTGGCACCGCCCGTGTCCCGTATCCTCTTTTGTTGTGTTGGATTATTCCCCAAACAGACGTGGGATATTGTAAATAATTTCCTTTATCTTCCATTTATCCTcccttacttttttttttctcaccttGGCCTTTGTAACGAGAATAAACAATTGCATTGCAACATCGGCACACGTCCTGTTTGTCTCCGATACGGAGCCATCCgcaaaaaaataatgttaaaccAAAACTAACCCTCAAGGGTTATAACACACTTAACATTTCAAGCTCTATAAATCGAGTTATGAAGAAGCATAAATTAACAACAGTATACTTAAAGATTAAGATTAGATTATTAGTTCATCATATATAATGCATAATGATTTGAACCTCATTGTGAAGTCTTATAACGCTGATGTTTTTCAGAGAAAAGCAACTAAAAGACATGATGGTATTGTCACAACATTGTCAACATGTGATATGTATGtcttgcttttttgtttttgtttttttttcttcttaatcTCTCTAATCACTAAATATTGATTATAATCTCTCTCTGCAgactaaattattaaaaacttgtAAGTTCAGTTGCTGCCTAAAATTCAAATTGGCTGTACAAGACACGTTGAAATGGTTTAAATTATTCTTACTTTTTACAGTGCCcatgtaataattcatcattaATGATCAAACTGTTGCTAAACTTTCTTTTAATGCAACTCAGATTTTGGGGATTACAGACCGCATAGAGCATAAAAATGCTACTGCTTAGAAATATTGTCTTTTCAAACAATGTTTGTGAATTAATAGCTAAGAAAttgtattgatttttttcttcacaatcCTACAATTCATAATAGGCTGAGATAGATAtagaactaaaataaataaaaaatcttgtCAAATCAAAATTGTCAAATCAAGTTTAATAAttgcactttatacaatacaaaaaTTAGCTTCAGTTTGAGCATTTTCAGGAAACCATAGCTTTAATTTTCACATCATTTACTGTGGTCAACATTGAGGAACCGAGAAGTAATATGACTGAAGAACCGAACCAAAAGTTTTCCCGCCATCACCTCTTTGTGTGAACACATTGAGCTGTAAACGAAAAGTTAATTATATCATAAAGACATTGTTTCCATTTCATTTGTAATATAagcattcattttaatgaatcaacaTTCATTACTCACCAGGTGCAGCTTGCTTCCGCATCACTTCCTGTTTGGGCAGTTGAGACCAGCGCAGCGTCACGTTAGAGATCCCTCTTCCTGCCAGAGTAGATTCCAGCTGAAACGAGCACATCTCTTAAAACCGTTATGAATGCATTCAGATTTCTGTATTAATGGAAATCCGATTCATTTCTGTGAACCAGTTCTTTTGGACAGTTTGTTTCAATGAACCAGTTCAAAAAAACGATTCATTGGTTCATGCAATGATGTCATTACGCATTTCTTTCTAACAACTCGGTGTCATGTTATATCAatgaaacattcaaataaattcaTTCGCAGATCCTTCATCTAAGACTGACCGATATTGAGTAGCCTAGATGTGGAATAAGTTTCCTTGAAGTTTCACACCTACAGCACACATTACAGATGTTGATTCACAAACACGGATGTGCATGTACAAACTATAGTGAAATTCAGATTTTcccatgttttattaataataataaaaaaagaaaggtaacactttagaataactcacgctatgaagcatcagttaagcattagtaaatagtcaattcatcatttataaaacattaatagacattagtaagccatttataaatacagctataaatgctttattcttgatttataagcatatctataatgagtttaataattgtattttcatactttattaatgattaatttatcatttctaaattatgtatttcattattcacaaaccagttatttaggaggtGTCAgcggttcataagatcatttaggaagtgtaagtaaatgattaatacaatatttaaatgtacatttatgcatcttattatttagacatatagtaatagttacttagtgtgttaataaatgctttattaacatattcctagtgtcaaaactaactaactttaaaacattagagaacagcagtgcagaagatcactgaacctttaaatctcatttataaaagctttacaaggcataa is part of the Chanodichthys erythropterus isolate Z2021 chromosome 11, ASM2448905v1, whole genome shotgun sequence genome and harbors:
- the LOC137030195 gene encoding uncharacterized protein; amino-acid sequence: MANGAENAALWRTASLSSQYMSWIPRYAVDGLSDSCACANIQSDPWWRVDLLNEYQVNRVAITNRVGNTYYERINGAVIRVGNFPADVYRNPICAVISTIPSGATANYSCGRMEGRYVIVHLPGNEKILTLCEVELFLMFFLGNRAVGGAVIQSSTSGDWFAEKAIDGNRGLQQSNAFCSSTLNETNPWWRLDMRNVYQVSRVVITNRNYCCAEQLDGLEIHIGNSLENNGNNNPICAVIPAIPAGESYNYSCNGMEGRYVNLVIPGDMKTLTLCEVEVFGKGPVLKQSFVKMQLISSYSDLISLVWMWYFQLGSSLADRGLTNVTLRWSQTPKQVIQKANADKRCDKEP